gaaattaaaagtttttaattaccCTTAAATACTGAGGCATATCTTTTAACTATCCTTAGTTATAAAGGTAAATTTATGTTACAGAAACACCCAAAAGCCTGAGTTAGTTTAATAAGTAAAAAGCCAAATAATTACCATTTTTGTCTCTTTGGGCAGGTTGAGTACAGACCCCAAGAGAAGATGCTTAAATTCTAGGTGGACAGAAGGCTCTGGAGACAGGCCTTGTGCTGGTGACACATGTCACAAAGGAGGTTATATGTATCCAGGTTTTAAAGAAAGAGTAGAAATTTGCCAGAATATCctagaaggagaaggaaaagggtaTTTTTAGCAGAAGAAATCTTGTGGCAGTAtaaaagaatgcagagaaatATGAGAAATGTTGGGGAGatatttttatgtgattaaaGAGTAAAGTAAGGGAAGCAAGGGTGAAGTTTGCAGGAAATTATGTCAGAGAGGTTAGGAAGACCAGTTAGAATGTACTTGTACACTtacactgtgagaaataaagttgGAAAGAACAGATGGGTTGGATTTCAGAATACTGTACTATGTGAAAGAAATATTAGAATGATTCTGAAGTGTCAAATTGCTGGACCTTTCCAATATCCTGGTAACTAGTTTTCAAACCACCTCTCTACCTCTACTCCAGTCCATTCTCTAGGTTGCCCTTGGCGCTACATTCCTTAAAATGTCCTTTATTTTTGTCAGCTTACTCTGACTCCTGCCTACAGGTTAAAATTCTGACTTACTATCTTGGTGTAACAGGTCCTTTAATGTCTATGTCAAATATAAAGCCCTTTATAGTTACTCACAAGTTAACTTTCAAGCTTATATTTTACTACACTCCTTTATATCCACTGTCACTGAACTTGTCACTCTTTGGAATATACTTTTTTATGCCTCTATACCTTTGTTCCTGAAAGCCACTCATTGAAATGTGCCTTTCTCCAGCAAATTTCTCCTGTTTCTTCAAAACCTAATATATCCTTCATGAAACTTGTTACCTCCTCTCCCAAGGATCTCTTAACAATTGAAATCTTTTAATAGCATTTCACAGAAAATACGGTATTTGTTTTTACATCTTTTCCAATAAGCCAAgagttgctgatttttttttttttttttttttaatgtaaaggtccagacagtaaatattttaggttttgtgggtcATAGACTATTGCAACTGCTTAACCCTGCCCTTATGGTGGGAAAGCAGCCATagcaatacataaatgaatgggtatgGCTATGCtataacaaaactttatttaccaaaacagtGGGCTGTATTGAGGAATAGTTTGCTAACCCCTGCATTAAATTATTATGACCAGTATTTTGTTAAAAGTTTATGAATAAAAGATATTTACACATTCATCAATTGTAATTGACCTCACAGTCTAGGAAATTAACATATGTGCAGAAAATGTACCACAAAGGATTATGctaaaatggaggaaaatggaCCTTGCCATAAAACTAAGAGGAAGGAATAGCATGGGAGGTAATTAGCACAATTTATAGCAGTAAAAGAAGGGAGAAGACTTAGAAAGTAGAAAGATATTGGTCCCAAGAGAAGCTTTGAAAGTTCTTTATTTGAGGATCGAAGAATCTTGTTAGTTGTGCTCCTTTTTTAGTATTGTGGCTAAATAGGACAACTTTTAAAGGTTTCCATTTTATCGTGTGGCACTCTTGAATTCTGGCCTTTTTTGGAAAAGACATATACTTTTATCCAAATTAAATTATTACTcatttgttttagtatttttatttttcaaattaaaaatatgtatagtgCTTGTCAGATAGAAGGTGTTCAATAAAAGTggaataaatgttagttttaagAGGACATTGCAGTGTGAAGATTTGCCAGAGATTGTATAACATTTCTAtccagaataaataattttaatttttgtgccaTTCTTAGGTGCTTTGTAACAGAGCCAGACTGGTGTCCTATCTCCCAGGGTTTTGCTCCTTAGTTAAAAGGGTTGTCAACCCCAAAGCCTTTTCAACTGCAGGATCATCAGGTTCCGATGAGTCTCATGTGGCCACTGCACCTCCAGATATATGTAAGTGAAAGTTGTTATTGTTCTACTTATAAttgtttcaaaacattttgaGTTGTATTTCCTCTAATATTTCCTCTTGAGGTTTTACAGATTTTCTAAAGTTGTATTTATTCCATTGAAAATAAATCTATGCCTAAATATTTGTATTGGAAAGCTAcagcataaaaaagaataaaaactggtTTCTAAAGCTTACTTTCTTAAGCATCAATTCCTTTCAATCTTGAAACATACACATTCCTTCCTGAAACGAACCTCTTTGTGATCCTGTTAACCCATGTTATTGCTTCTTGCCATTCTTTGCTAAATTTCATAAATGTAGCTGgcactttttatgtgtttattaaatcaataatttaCCTGCTACCTACTAAGTCTACTTCTAATCCGTTTTGTACACTGCTATCATggtaattctaaaatattttaatcatgtcacttttttttcttttttctttttctttttctttttgtctgtgtgtgtgtgtgtgtgtgtgtgtgtgtgtgtgtgttgtttgtttttttttgtttgtttgttttttagaggcagggtctcactctgtcacccaggctggaatgcagtggcctgatcatagcttactgcagccttggacttctgggctcaagcgatcctcttgcctcagcttgccaagtagctgggactcaaagcatgcaccaccatacccagctttatttttcttatgtttttgtggagacagggtcttgctgtgcccaggctggtctccaaacTCCTGATCTAGAGCTATCCCCCCGACTTGGCCAcctaaagtgctggaattatagatgtgagccaccacacccagcttcgTGTCTCTTGATAAACCTTGGTTATCACTCATTACTTTCAGCACCAGTTCCCATGCTATCCTCAAGCTATGAGTCATTATTTAAGGTTATAAAAAAAGAGGGGAGAATCTTTGTGCTTAGTTCAGTTTAAGAAATCCTACATGCCATATTCCTATATTGGAGGTTTCTAATACAAACTAAAATATTAAAGGCTCCTAGAAACTTAATGTGGCCTAAAGATACTGTGCATGGAATCCCTTTTTCATGGAACACGTTACTTACAATGTAATTTAAGTTCACATGGACATTGAGAGCTTTCCATCTTGCCCCAGTTTTCTTTTATAACTGTATGTTTGACTGTTCCCCAATTTACATCACCTGAAGACTAACCATATATGTATCATAAATGAAAGATTTACCATTCAGATTATGTTAGAGGGTAGTATCCTGAGTGTATAAAGAATTTTTGTAGATCAATAGGAAAAAGACAACccagtggaaaataaaaaaaaggatgtGGATAGGcctttcacagaagagaaaaacctAAATGACCAGTAAATGTATGAAAGTATTCTCACATCCACTGTTAATATGGGATACATGTTTTCTCTAAAGAGAACTAGAGACTGTTGGACCTGAATAGTCTTTAAAAACTGTCTTGTTCAAAAATAGCTAACAGTTTTTATCTTGGGAACTGCCTCCAGTCCGTCATTAGTGGCCACCTAGACAGAGTCTTGGTACTCAACATGTTCTGCATCAGTATCGTTTTGGAGCTTGTTGCGATCTTGAGCCCAACTCCAGacctattaaatcagaatctgctttttaacaagatcccagatGAATCTTAAGAACCTTagagtttgagaaacattggACTAGAGTTGTTTGTGTTGAGAATCTTGAGACAGTGGGTTTGGCAGGAAAGAGTTTCATGATTGATGAGTGATGTATGTCATTAGTGTTGGAAGAGGGATATGATGGCTCTGATGATCTAGTAATGAGGCAGCCATATCAACATGACCATTTTCAGTCACTCAGTTCCGGCAGGatacttaaaaaatacatatattttttgctaTGTAATATGCACAGCAGTTGTCCCTCTCTTTCTGTAAACCTAAACTTCTCTGAGTAATTATtagtttaattttctattttgttcttttctggatctttttaaattttttaagttaggatattttttagttttaagtgAATAAAGTAATGGGATCTGTTCTGCTGTATTTGTTACCCGTATTAACTCATGTGGCTGGTAAACACAGCATCATGTCACATAGTGCACAATTTTATCCCAGCCTATTAATGTTGTGCCACCAAGTAACAGCAGCTGAATGCCCCTCCCCAAGGATAATGACTATTAAGTTTAATGTCTTTCCTTTTAGATTTTTTGCTCTTTAGTTAAAAACATGAATATTGgggtataaaataaatgttatcttaCATGCTATACTTggactttgctttttctttcaatgCAGTATATCCTGGACTTCATTCTGTGTCAGTACGTTAAAGGCTTATTGTCTTCTGTTTAATGACTACCGAGCATTCCATAGTATGGATTAGAGTACTTTATTGAATCTTTCCCCTAATAATGGCCTTGCCTGTCATCTGACAACTGGTTGCTTTGATTAGTGTTTTGGAAACAATATGAACCTAACTTATTTATATTCACACAGGAAAGCAGATTTCAAAGATCCatcttttagattaaaaaaaagtatacaattaCAAGAAGAACATTCTTTCAGTCTGCCAGTGAAGTTCACTGTTAaggataaaatgatttatttggtTGTTCCTCTTCAGGCTCTCGAACAGTGTGGCCTGATGAAACTATGGGACCATTTGGACCTCAGGATCAGAGATTCCAGCTTCCAGGAAACATGGGTTTTGACTGTCACCTCAATGGGACTGCTTCACAGAAGAAAAGCCTGATTCATAAAACTTTGCCTGATGTTCTAGCAGAACCTTTATCAAGTGAAAGACATGAGTTTGTTATGGCACAATATGTGAATGAATTTCAGGTAAATTGTTAATATCATTTATTATGGTGttctaatttttaatgttatattacTTTTTGATTACTATGAGCATATTgctttcattgaaaaaaaaaaactcaactaaATTCCAATACATGTTTATACAAAACAgcatatatagcttttaaaaacttGGCATTGTCCTATACATAGTGTTTGctatataattttttacttaattttagaaTGTGATCTCTTTTAGGTAattaaaaattgttcttaaaaatgtttttaataactaCTTAGCCcagatataatttaattatttctgtattgCTGGAAGTGATTAGCTTgcctgtttttcacttttataaatgGCACTTATAATTTGTATCTGGATCTAATTCCAAACAGCTTTATACTTCTCCAGCCATTTAAAAGCTTAAGAAAATTTTGAGATTTCTGAAATTGTTCAGATATAGTAAACAAAAAGggactatttaaaaaatagtttctttaaaaaaggcaatttctaagggtttttgggtttttttgtgggtgattttttttttccatttttatttgagcGTTTTAAACTGGTGTTGTATCATTGCTCATGTAAGTGGAAAGCTACATGCAATTCAGAGTTTCTGTTGAACCTTTGATGTTtatcatttttcacatttctgcaTAGTTATTAGGGTGAGTTTTTGATCAAACCCATATTATTATTAGAAGCAGCCAACTTTCATGATTATGAGCTATAGCAGATGACCTGATATTGGGACATAGTTGACCTCCCCAATCTTTTTATCTCAGGTAATTCCTTCTTAGTCTTGACTCCTtgttcctcctcagcctaccAATTAAATTATTGTATTTCCCATAGGTTTCTGTCCTTCAGCTTCTCATTTGAGTTACTCCTTGGTCAGTTATCTCTTGGCTTCCTCCACAAGGCCATTTTTTTATAATTCCTAacttaatatttctatttctaacaTTTCTGGCTCTGTATTCCTATTTGCCTACTGAGCCATCTTTATTTGGATATCTTATAAGTCCTCAGATTTTGTGTGTCTAGTACTGAAGTAGTCCTTTTTTCTCTCAAAGCCTGTCCTCCCATATTGTAGCCAACGGTATAAAAGGCATAAACATCCTCCCTTTTTCCcaagataaaaattatagttcCAACCTTGAGTCCTCTCTCCATCATATCCGCATAAATAATGTCAAAATCCCATTGCTTCCATCTCTGACATTGCTCCTAATTGGTGTCCTTTCAGTTCTCTGTCAGAGTTCAAAGCCTCTTGATCTTACCTGGATTCTTAGAGGCATTATAGCATGAGGGACCATGGAGATAGAATATGTCTAGGTTCAAAGGTTGGCTCTCCAACTTACTTTAttttgtgaccttgagaaagttacttaacatttctaagCCCCTGTTTCTTTATACGTTAATTGAGGATAACAATAATCCCTAGTCCACAAGATTGCCTTGAGGTTAAATGTGAAAATGTGTGTAAAGTACTTAAACTCAcaaagtgatcaataaatattacctGTTCACTGGTATATCATCTGCTCTTTCTCATTACCATACATCCTCCACACTAACATTAACATTAGCTTTTTATATTTGATCTTGCTGTTTCTTGTTGCCTGTAGACTAAAGTCAGAATTCCTTAATGTATAATACCATAAATGGCGTTTGACAGTTTTGATCCCTTATCCTTTTCACCTGATCTCCCACTACATCCTCCTCCCTCTGCACTCAACCACAAGGTAccttccatttttcttaaatacagCATTCTGTGCCTTTGCACTATTGTTATCTCTGGCTAGACTGTTTTTCCTCCTGAATTCCTAGCCTGCATATCACCTATTCTTTACCTGTCAGACACACATATTAATTAACGTGCAGCTTAAATATGACCATTTCAGTCTTTTCCTGATTCCTCCCAGCAAAGCAAGTTTCTTCCTCATGTATGCCCCCAGAAGACTTACAACTCTGTAGCACTTTTCATGTTgaattgcatttctttctttatgcttatttttgtttcactAGGGCTGATATACCTGAGAATGAAGACTGGACTTTTTACCATTATAGTGCCTGGATATATAGTAGGCTCTTAGTAAATTTCAGTTGAATAAAAGCCTCAAGCCCTTCTTGTAGGACAGgctgtactattaatatttaattatgttattttattagttagtgttattcccattttatagattatagAAGAAAATTCAGTACCACAAAATAGAAATGGTAACATTGTAAGACATGTAACATTTTAGTTTCTTAGCCAATTTTTGTTCATAATAAGTCTTAGAATATcagtgtatttatatatacagtttctgttttcagaatttttgtaGAAGTTTCAAATCTTATATTcatcatagaaaaaaatttcagtatataggaaaatattattaCCTTGCTCGCCAGATACATTATAACTACTTGTAAAAAGCTTTCAAATGAAGACAAGTTCATAACAGGCAAGGTATCATTTTATTTGAACTCCAGATTTTGTTTACTTCCATGCATGTTCCCCTTAGGGTAATGAAGCACCTGTTGAACAAGAAATTAACAGTGCAGAAACTTACTTTGAAAGTGCCAGAGTAGAGTGTGCAATCCAAACATGTCCAGAATTGCTGCGAAGAGGTATGTCATACTTTATAGTTTGAAACACTAATATATATTAGATAATGAtactgatttttattaatttgaataatGTACTCTATATGAATTGTAATACTTAGTACCttgatattttaatgtttgtGGCTGGAAATGATCATATGGTCAAAATAAAGGCTTTCAAATATCCCCTGACATATGACCTCATACGGCCATGCTTCCTATCTAGGAacagtaaaatttttaataactttttcacTAAAGCTTAATTTAAGTCATTTCTATTCCTGGTGACTACTGATAGCTATAATTTTATGAGTCAATATGTAATACTGAGAAAAATCTTAataatcactttttaaacttatatttaacaCCAATAATGTATAACTTTACTTATCCTTCAGAATTGTTGGCAGTAATAATTCATCCAACAAAAGTAGAAGTAAACAAAACTAAGTTCATTTTACCCTTTTAAGaataatatgcatttataaaa
The nucleotide sequence above comes from Eulemur rufifrons isolate Redbay chromosome 1, OSU_ERuf_1, whole genome shotgun sequence. Encoded proteins:
- the MMADHC gene encoding cobalamin trafficking protein CblD, whose amino-acid sequence is MANVLCNRARLVSYLPGFCSLVKRVVNPKAFSTAGSSGSDESHVATAPPDICSRTVWPDETMGPFGPQDQRFQLPGNMGFDCHLNGTASQKKSLIHKTLPDVLAEPLSSERHEFVMAQYVNEFQGNEAPVEQEINSAETYFESARVECAIQTCPELLRRDFESLFPEVTNSKLMILTVTQKTKNDMTVWSEEVETEREMLLEKFISGAKEICYALRAEGYWADFIDPSSGLAFFGPYTNNTLFETDERYRHLGFSVDDLGCCKVIRHSLWGTHVFVGSIFTNATPDSHIMKKLSGN